A region of Fusarium keratoplasticum isolate Fu6.1 chromosome 6, whole genome shotgun sequence DNA encodes the following proteins:
- a CDS encoding ATP-dependent rRNA helicase RRP3: MANVKSAKRRKVAHDAPKAKKPVAKEVPAEPAPESEDEESEEESATLEEPSAEETPDAPKKTFKDLGVNDALCEACEALNYKYPTPIQEKSIPVALQGRDIIGLAETGSGKTAAFALPVLQALLDKPQPLFGLVLAPTRELATQIGQAFEALGSLISLRCAVIVGGLDMVPQAIALGKKPHIIVATPGRLVDHLEKTKGFSLRTLKYLIMDEADRLLDMDFGPSIDKILKFIPRERRTYLFSATLSSKIESLQRASLRDPVRVSISSNKYQTVSTLIQHYMFIPHPQKDTYLIYLVNEHTGKSTIVFTRTVWETQRVAILLRTLGFGAIPLHGQLSQSSRLGALNKFRAGTRDILVATDVAARGLDIPKVDVVLNYDMPQDSKTYIHRVGRTARAGKSGVAINLVTQYDLEIYARIEAALGKKLTEYPSEKEEVMTFQSRIQEAQRHARIEMKAMSESKGSKGTLNGKRGKRDGKRRRDDMDKEEG; the protein is encoded by the exons ATGGCCAACGTCAAGAGCGCAAAGCGAAGAAAGGTCGCACACGATGCGCCCAAGGCTAAGAAGCCTGTGGCCAAGGAGGTTCCCGCTGAGCCAGCCCCCGAgtctgaggatgaggagtCTGAGGAGGAGTCTGCTACTCTAGAGGAACCTTCCGCTGAGGAGACACCCGATGCTCCCAAGAAGACGTTCAAGGACCTG GGTGTCAACGACGCTCTCTGCGAAGCCTGCGAGGCCCTCAATTACAAGTACCCGACCCCGATCCAAGAAAAGTCCATCCCCGTCGCTCTCCAAGGTCGCGACATTATCGGCCTCGCAGAGACCGGTAGTGGAAAGACTGCTGCTTTCGCCCTCCCCGTTCTCCAggctctcctcgacaagcctCAGCCTCTGTTCGGCCTCGTTCTCGCCCCGACCCGCGAGTTGGCGACCCAGATCGGTCAAGCCTTTGAGGCGCTGGGATCGCTGATTTCGCTGCGATGCGCTGTCATTGTGGGAGGTCTGGATATGGTTCCTCAGGCGATTGCGCTTGGAAAGAAGCCTCATATCATTGTTGCGACTCCGGGTCGCTTGGTGGACCATCTTGAGAAGACCAAGGGGTTCTCTCTACGAACACTCAAGTACCTCATCATGGATGAGGCTGATCGTCTCCTGGACATGGACTTTGGTCCCAGCAtcgacaagatcctcaagtTCATCCCCCGAGAGCGACGCACATATCTCTTCTCCGCAACTCTCAGCTCCAAGATCGAGAGCCTGCAGCGAGCCAGTCTGAGGGACCCCGTCCGTGTGAGCATCAGCTCCAACAAATACCAGACTGTGTCGACCCTGATCCAGCACTACATGTTCATCCCTCACCCTCAAAAGGACACATATCTCATCTACCTGGTCAACGAACACACCGGAAAGTCAACCATCGTCTTCACCCGGACTGTGTGGGAAACCCAACGTGTGGCTATTCTATTGAGGACGCTTGGCTTCGGCGCAATTCCCCTGCACGGTCAACTCTCGCAGTCATCACGTCTGGGGGCGCTCAACAAGTTCCGCGCCGGCACCCGCGACATCCTCGTAGCCACTGACGTTGCGGCGCGAGGTCTGGACATTCCCAAGGTCGACGTGGTGCTCAACTACGACATGCCGCAGGACTCAAAGACCTATATCCACCGAGTCGGCCGAACTGCCCGTGCCGGAAAGTCTGGTGTCGCCATCAACCTGGTGACTCAGTACGACCTTGAGATCTACGCACGCATTGAGGCGGCGCTCGGAAAGAAGTTGACCGAGTACCCcagcgagaaggaggaggtcatGACGTTCCAAAGCCGTATACAAGAGGCGCAGCGTCACGCGAGGATTGAGATGAAGGCCATGAGCGAGTCCAAGGGCAGCAAGGGCACCCTTAACGGAAAACGGGGCAAGAGGGATGGCAAGCGTCGCCGTGacgacatggacaaggaggagggttAA
- a CDS encoding ADH-zinc-N domain-containing protein yields MGSYSPTNRALWLSSFDEPPTLIDLPIPDATAGTVVVRILAAPIVPYTQLVHSGKLPQLNLSLPLVPNPNAVGRVHAVGPDAVRLKPGDLVYVDATIRGRDDPDVMIMMGHHGGEGEEGKKLMQGEWRDGSLQQYQRAPLENVYKLDEQKLLKRWGYSPAILQSIAHYSVAGGAIIEAADVKVAETVIIGPSGGSFGGLAVEVALTLGANVIALGRSEDKLIAMKEKLNNPRFSYVVMTGDNEVDTAAILAQTPNGAGADVVNDWTPGALRTAPFLTAAAGALKRKGRVVLSGGTPGHLEIPYHVIVHKDLQIMGKWMCEKSTLNKLINMMESGNLKVGVESGTEVTIFSLEQHEEAIEHAAKNGAWRNYTVIAPNDE; encoded by the coding sequence ATGGGCTCTTACTCTCCTACCAACCGAGCTCTCTGGCTCTCCAGCTTTGATGAGCCCCCAACACTCATCGACCTACCCATCCCAGACGCAACAGCAGGCACAGTCGTGGTTCGCATCCTCGCAGCTCCAATTGTCCCCTACACACAGCTCGTCCACTCCGGAAAGCTCCCTCAACTCAATCTCTCCCTTCCTCTTGTCCCTAATCCCAATGCCGTCGGTCGCGTACACGCCGTTGGACCCGATGCTGTCCGTCTAAAGCCCGGCGACCTTGTATACGTGGATGCCACTATCCGTGGGCGTGATGACCCTGAtgtcatgatcatgatgggCCATCATGGCGGCGAAGGGGAGGAAGGAAAGAAGCTCATGCAAGGCGAATGGCGTGACGGTTCACTACAGCAATACCAGCGAGCACCACTCGAAAACGTCTACAAGCTAGACGAGCAAAAGCTACTCAAGCGATGGGGCTATTCACCCGCCATTCTCCAAAGCATTGCGCACTACAGCGTTGCGGGCGGAGCCATCATTGAGGCAGCAGACGTTAAAGTGGCAGAGACAGTCATCATCGGTCCATCTGGCGGCTCATTCGGTGGTCTCGCTGTAGAAGTCGCCCTCACATTGGGCGCAAACGTTATTGCCCTCGGCCGCTCAGAGGACAAGCTCATAGCCATGAAGGAAAAGCTCAACAACCCACGGTTCAGCTACGTTGTCATGACAGGCGACAACGAAGTCGACACAGCCGCCATCCTCGCGCAGACACCAAACGGCGCGGGAGCAGATGTAGTCAATGACTGGACTCCAGGAGCTCTCAGAACAGCTCCCTTCCTCACAGCCGCGGCAGGCGCTCTCAAGAGAAAAGGCAGAGTCGTTCTCAGTGGCGGCACACCAGGGCATCTCGAGATCCCTTACCACGTCATTGTCCATAAGGACCTTCAGATCATGGGGAAGTGGATGTGCGAGAAATCGACACTCAACAAACTCATCAACATGATGGAGAGTGGAAACCTCAAGGTCGGCGTCGAGAGTGGCACTGAGGTGACCATCTTCAGCCTAGAGCAGCATGAAGAGGCCATTGAGCACGCAGCCAAGAATGGCGCCTGGAGAAACTACACCGTTATTGCTCCCAATGACGAGTAG
- a CDS encoding Histone transcription regulator 3-like protein, whose product MPAFQAINLEPEENVDEQIDTTKELHVDEALKRFQHALKLHAQGARSREAAAAAYDELFESEIFKYREARTDYEKAERHAEGQPEVSNVDTVETDGGLDVDAGGADGVAASLAQALYLSYKNYGQFFVDKYKDELASNPTWKEKPRLKYYDDDARKVLDSWTTALDQDPSDPELWRRAARFAAAMNSNRIKRYCLEAAIELDDDPAVMEVEPPSLAEGLAGEQLKDQLQLLGDDMALSHPVMAPWLKKKMPALLKRHLDPIPFLPDPTKSLTPPPEPLIVEEQAPEDAEGSKSQTPGRKRASKPVLSWADLGAELMTCLENAAEALDTCDDIVQSSLEDVVMATPPPEVQNESPEAQAESEKSAEPEQTTEKDTTEEEPKEKNAKPDGKEDGSQGSSEGDKATDQAQKDRNGAPTRKRSQSTAGLPDPADEENTAEKRSKRVRRRETLQAEEATDPSTLIANQLQPYQGADQNLFQMTKSVLENLGVDDKSTLDFITELIDSCATEDRPSKITNLAAKDLSSVIVDFREEVARALLNKNEQASLGLSSFLEHAKTGSQDQTSSPPFDEAQGLKSFARKIGDCRSWMTGEDIAFEWVRAVSQSYTAAKWSDKMKLSVVQMLNRMDSALYQRVTDEMELAVGSPEKLAELETIVPMLFELHIDIYERITNPSSVVDYATRMETKYRLGRWLDVASTYVQLLDRPSNDALSARFLWASVFVSSLSDNPVREHILLMWTSLRDHLTDEKVPVISLPNNVVMPTISPAAADREISKLTTMDFFLGLFQDDMENPVHVIETLEPVLNPSSVCAPTSEANSDSGDKDDASSSEKHQKSISDCASQGLQDLWKFLHNSSTELRLFLWSRLGDAYDAIKYSTKKFSCCLKSIELIVSDLEGETYAKTSPESRKLLFMRTLKSLDELLIQALFSALNESTAFEIIDDEHIKSTSAALAKVNCLLHVASLCEDEFRIGIKPEPSGNAATKSAFQSLKNKLKEMQVRAWCLQYTMFKAGITQENCIIGPENDLADYLAAIHQVIGIRKFCKASNKIFLKVMRVELLKLKNIENWEDYLGQVLYDLHGLKLGAGVWDVQDHACPPEKLEKRQTMQLVERVTILANRMPMKDLLKSDLKTTIDHMQQTIGQTKSTPQMYHNLRNFTEYLKKPIHPLRLYQALLGDVSVDAVSVNIPETALARHGWFFLLGMMALTKFKGVDLNRRQTPGATDDLRIGATFLRLQLQFTADRWDAWFRLAECFDYELDEAVLWTADKMNKDRPELVKFQRNAIHCYTLALSHSRNVDVETHDGDPLHDLYHKFAMRLYASSRQPFAMEPFQHSDQERFFIESMGAGTFKRILHDQMKEYKVWKFAAKLFKMAMKRKPNDWKNPYMLAKCYWKMYQTPDDQLDVKDMRSKISLELLVDTLKKAVQVAHNARRSRSSDPILEPHYKIVSILHKLVMRGDMTSADAAAILSEQPFGLTVHPDDHFASFSEPEDWEEYIIRNLTKLRDKDKSNWHHRIIMRHAKILFDEDNRMEGSDSTVEARAAFGILRESMVTKTMVMNVWKCDAERPGRHHVYTEQYVRFMTKLLIIMADRSNLEQLLRRLRKKGADFYHFTDLWQSCCMAYLKLLREGYHVSPVTDDAFKSLSSEEFEVVGEKIADWAANDGAEVPVFNCMKEAIELKKLNANLMKVAPIDDLLNDCYSKIYSEIVKSMPGFEPSKVVEERHHAKEVAAQLEAAQAEAKASSSLTSILNPPNGMESITGTVTPLDTEKQEAVPRARRAGVRRPDVLRKAEQAVIRAMEAPKSNKSRVGSVSSGKRGSHTPNPPASEAGSDDEEGPDAQVRREAEENVDGDVSMKDVGDHEEAADETAVEEEVAEEEVAEEDLGEEADEVDDKGAKEEAESEPGSIHDSADDESDLSDVPEGYDEEIPPGLMFPNLGRHSDESSGEDADSESEGEDEAEESDGEEEAEEAEEAEEEEEEEEEHDEAEETQDEEDDTEMADVTEDTVHAASVPVIPRRDSER is encoded by the exons ATG CCGGCATTCCAAGCTATCAACCTCGAGCCCGAGGAGAACGTTGACGAGCAAATCGACACCACCAAAGAGCTTCAC GTCGACGAAGCACTCAAGCGCTTCCAACATGCCCTGAAGCTCCATGCGCAGGGAGCCCGATCGCGCGAAGCCGCAGCTGCCGCATACGACGAGCTTTTCGAATCCGAGATATTCAAATACCGTGAAGCGAGAACCGACTATGAAAAAGCCGAGCGACATGCGGAGGGCCAGCCAGAAGTGTCCAACGTAGACACCGTCGAAACAGATGGCGGACTCGACGTGGATGCCGGAGGAGCAGATGGTGTCGCAGCAAGCCTTGCCCAAGCGCTCTATCTTTCCTACAAGAACTATGGACAGTTCTTTGTGGACAAGTAcaaggatgagctggccTCGAACCCAACCTGGAAGGAGAAGCCTCGATTGAAATACTACGATGACGATGCACGCAAAGTCTTGGACAGCTGGACCACTGCCCTGGACCAAGACCCCTCGGATCCGGAGCTTTGGAGGCGGGCTGCTCGATTTGCTGCTGCTATGAACAGTAATCGTATCAAACGGTACTGTTTGGAGGCTGCGATCGAGCTGGATGACGACCCGGCTGTGATGGAGGTTGAACCCCCTTCGTTGGCAGAGGGCCTAGCGGGTGAGCAGCTGAAGGACCAATTGCAGCTTCTcggcgacgacatggcgTTGTCACATCCCGTGATGGCTCCatggctcaagaagaagatgcctGCCTTGCTCAAGCGCCACCTGGACCCTATCCCCTTTCTTCCCGACCCCACCAAATCGTTGACACCTCCCCCTGAACCTCTTATCGTCGAAGAGCAAGCACCAGAAGATGCTGAGGGGAGCAAATCACAAACACCGGGCCGAAAACGCGCCAGCAAGCCTGTGCTATCATGGGCTGACCTTGGAGCGGAACTCATGACTTGTCTGGAGAATGCAGCAGAAGCGCTTGACACGTGTGATGACATTGTTCAGAGCTCTCTCGAAGATGTCGTTATGGCAACACCACCTCCTGAGGTTCAAAACGAAAGCCCTGAAGCCCAGGCTGAGAGCGAAAAATCAGCTGAGCCAGAACAGACTACTGAGAAGGACACGACTGAGGAGGAACCTAAAGAGAAGAATGCAAAGCCTGATGGTAAAGAGGATGGTTCCCAAGGTAGCTCAGAGGGTGACAAAGCAACCGACCAGGCACAAAAGGATCGTAATGGAGCACCTACAAGGAAAAGATCGCAGTCTACAGCAGGCCTGCCAGATCCTGCGGATGAGGAGAACACGGCAGAGAAGCGCAGCAAGCGTGTCCGAAGAAGAGAGACTCTTCAAGCTGAGGAGGCGACTGACCCAAGCACACTCATTGCGAATCAGCTGCAGCCATACCAGGGTGCCGATCAGAACCTTTTCCAAATGACCAAGAGTGTCTTGGAGAACTTGGGCGTGGACGACAAATCGACATTGGACTTCATCACCGAGCTCATTGACTCGTGTGCTACCGAGGATCGACCCAGTAAGATCACCAACCTCGCAGCAAAGGATCTGAGCAGTGTCATTGTCGACTTTCGTGAGGAGGTTGCCAGAGCTCTTCTCAACAAAAACGAGCAAGCCAGTCTCGGACTGTCCTCTTTCTTGGAACACGCCAAGACGGGTTCGCAAGACCagacatcatcaccaccattcGACGAGGCACAAGGCCTTAAATCCTTTGCCAGGAAAATAGGGGATTGCAGATCGTGGATGACAGGCGAGGACATCGCATTCGAATGGGTTCGGGCTGTCAGCCAGAGCTACACAGCAGCGAAATGGTCTgacaagatgaagctatCTGTGGTTCAAATGCTCAACCGTATGGACTCGGCACTATATCAGAGGGTCACGGACGAAATGGAGCTGGCCGTCGGTTCCCCCGAAAAGctggctgagcttgagaCCATCGTGCCGATGCTTTTCGAGCTTCATATCGACATCTACGAACGAATCACCAACCCTAGCAGTGTTGTCGATTACGCGACTCGGATGGAGACCAAGTACCGACTTGGGAGATGGCTTGACGTCGCCTCAACATATGTTCAGTTGCTGGACCGCCCTTCAAACGATGCCCTCTCGGCCCGTTTCTTGTGGGCTTCTGTCTTtgtctcatctctctctgACAATCCAGTGCGAGAGCACATTCTTCTGATGTGGACGTCACTCCGAGATCACTTGACCGACGAGAAGGTTCCGGTCATTTCGTTGCCAAACAACGTGGTCATGCCCACCATCTCaccggctgctgctgatcgAGAAATATCCAAGTTGACGACAATGGATTTCTTCCTCGGACTCTTTCAAGATGACATGGAGAATCCCGTTCACGTTATCGAGACACTGGAGCCAGTCCTCAACCCATCTTCCGTCTGTGCCCCGACCTCAGAAGCGAACTCGGATTCTGGGGACAAAGATGATGCAAGCTCGAGTGAAAAGCATCAGAAGTCGATTTCCGATTGCGCGAGCCAGGGGCTTCAAGATCTATGGAAATTCCTCCATAATAGTAGCACCGAGTTGAGGCTGTTCCTATGGTCTCGGCTGGGCGATGCGTATGATGCTATCAAGTACTCGACCAAGAAGTTTTCTTGTTGTCTCAAGAGCATCGAGCTGATTGTCTCCGACCTTGAAGGCGAGACATATGCCAAAACCTCACCAGAGTCCCGGAAGCTGTTGTTCATGCGAACTCTGAAGTCACTGGACGAGCTTCTGATCCAGGCGCTATTTTCTGCCCTGAACGAAAGCACAGCATTCGAAatcattgatgatgagcacATCAAGTCCACTTCAGCGGCTCTCGCCAAGGTCAACTGTTTGCTTCATGTCGCTTCTCTCTGTGAGGACGAATTCCGGATCGGAATCAAGCCAGAGCCATCAGGAAATGCAGCCACCAAGTCCGCTTTCCAGTCATTGAAGAATAAACTCAAAGAGATGCAAGTCCGAGCTTGGTGTTTGCAATACACCATGTTCAAAGCCGGGATCACCCAAGAAAACTGCATCATTGGGCCTGAGAACGACTTGGCCGATTACCTGGCTGCCATCCATCAAGTCATTGGTATTCGCAAGTTCTGCAAGGCATCAAACAAGAtcttcctcaaggtcatgcgggtggagcttctcaagctcaagaacatTGAGAACTGGGAAGACTACTTGGGCCAAGTACTCTACGACTTGCACGGCTTGAAGCTTGGTGCTGGTGTGTGGGATGTCCAGGATCACGCGTGCCCACcagagaagctggagaagcgaCAGACCATGCAGTTGGTTGAGAGAGTCACGATTCTTGCCAACCGTATGCCGATGAAGGATCTTCTCAAGtcagacctcaagacgacGATCGACCACATGCAGCAGACTATTGGCCAGACCAAGTCAACACCTCAGATGTACCACAACCTGCGTAACTTTACAGAGTACCTCAAGAAGCCGATCCACCCTCTGCGTCTGTACCAGGCTCTCCTGGGAGACGTCTCTGTGGACGCGGTGTCTGTCAATATCCCTGAGACAGCCCTTGCAAGACATGGTTGGTTCTTCTTGCTTGgaatgatggccttgaccaaATTCAAGGGAGTCGACTTGAACCGTCGCCAAACGCCCGGTGCAACTGACGACCTGCGAATTGGTGCGACCTTCTTGAGGCTTCAGTTGCAGTTCACTGCAGACAGATGGGACGCTTGGTTCCGTTTGGCTGAATGCTTCGACTATGAACTGGACGAAGCTGTTCTGTGGACTGCAGACAAGATGAATAAGGATCGCCCCGAATTGGTCAAGTTTCAGCGCAACGCCATTCATTGCTACACTCTCGCTCTCTCACATTCACGAAATGTGGACGTGGAGACACACGATGGCGACCCTCTTCACGACTTATACCACAAGTTCGCAATGCGACTTTATGCGTCAAGTCGCCAGCCTTTTGCCATGGAACCGTTCCAGCATTCTGACCAGGAACGATTCTTCATTGAAAGCATGGGGGCAGGCACCTTCAAGAGGATTCTTCATGATCAGATGAAGGAGTACAAGGTTTGGAAGTTTGCCGCCAAGctgttcaagatggccatgaaGCGGAAGCCCAACGACTGGAA AAACCCCTATATGCTCGCCAAATGCTACTGGAAAATGTACCAGACTCCTGACGACCAACTAGACGTCAAGGATATGCGTTCAAAGAtcagccttgagctgctcgTGGACACTCTCAAGAAGGCAGTACAGGTTGCGCACAACGCTCGGAGATCCAGAAGCAGTGATCCCATCCTTGAGCCGCATTACAAGATTGTGTCTATTCTTCACAAGCTGGTGATGCGAGGTGACATGACTTCAGCTGATGCTGCAGCAATTCTGTCCGAGCAACCGTTTGGCTTGACAGTCCACCCTGACGATCATTTCGCGTCCTTCTCGGAGCCTGAGGATTGGGAAGAGTACATCATCCGCAACCTGACCAAGCTCAgagacaaggacaagtctAACTGGCACCACCGAATTATCATGAGGCATGCTAAGATCTTGTTCGACGAGGACAACCGGATGGAGGGAAGCGATAGTACCGTCGAAGCAAGGGCGGCATTTGGTATCCTGCGGGAGAGCATGGTCACAAAGACCATGGTCATGAACGTCTGGAAATGTGATGCGGAAAGACCAGGACGACACCATGTCTACACGGAACAATACGTGCGGTTTATGACGAAGCTTCtgatcatcatggccgaccGCAGCAACCTGGAGCAGCTTCTGAGGCGGCTGCGCAAGAAGGGTGCGGACTTTTATCACTTTACGGACCTGTGGCAATCATGCTGCATGGCTTATCTCAAACTCCTGCGGGAAGGCTACCACGTGTCCCCGGTCACAGATGATGCCTTCAAGTCGTTGTCGAGTGAGGAGTTTGAGGTGGTTGGCGAGAAGATTGCAGACTGGGCTGCCAACGATGGCGCCGAAGTGCCAGTGTTCAACTGCATGAAGGAAGCGAttgagctgaagaagctcaatGCCAATCTGATGAAGGTGGCACCGATCGATGATCTCCTCAACGACTGCTACTCCAAGATCTACTCCGAGATCGTCAAGTCCATGCCAGGCTTCGAGCCAAgcaaggttgttgaggaaCGGCACCATGCCAAGGAGGTGGCAGCCCAGCTCGAAGCAGCACAGGcagaagccaaggccagcagctCACTCACTAGTATACTGAACCCGCCCAACGGGATGGAGAGCATCACAGGCACTGTGACACCCCTTGACACAGAGAAGCAAGAAGCTGTACCTCGAGCCAGGAGAGCCGGCGTGAGAAGGCCGGACGTGCTTCGCAAGGCTGAGCAAGCAGTGATTCGCGCAATGGAGGCACCTAAGTCGAACAAGAGTCGGGTTGGCAGCGTGTCGAGCGGCAAGCGTGGTAGCCATACGCCTAATCCACCGGCGAGCGAAGCTggcagtgatgatgaggagggaCCTGACGCCCAAGTTCGACGCGAAGCTGAAGAAAATGTCGACGGCGACGTCAGCATGAAGGACGTTGGGGATCATGAAGAGGCGGCGGATGAGACagctgttgaggaggaagtggctgaggaagaggttgccgaggaggaccttgGCGAAGAGGCTGACGAAGTGGATGACAAGGgagccaaggaagaggctgaaaGTGAGCCTGGCAGCATCCACGACTCGGCAGATGACGAAAGCGATCTTAGCGATGTGCCGGAGGGTTATGACGAGGAGATCCCGCCTGGACTGATGTTCCCCAACTTGGGGCGGCACTCAGATGAGTCCAGCGGAGAGGATGCAGACAGCGAGAGTGaaggcgaggacgaggccgaaGAAAGCGAcggtgaggaagaagctgaagaagccgaggaggctgaggaagaagaagaagaggaagaggaacatGACGAAGCTGAGGAAActcaagacgaggaggatgataCAGAGATGGCGGATGTCACAGAAGACACTGTCCATGCGGCGTCAGTGCCAGTCATACCGCGACGTGATTCTGAGCGATAG